The following coding sequences lie in one Thiohalospira halophila DSM 15071 genomic window:
- a CDS encoding phenylpyruvate tautomerase MIF-related protein, which translates to MPYLAFRTNVALDESAAEDLSRRASATVAAELGKPEGYVMVEVTPGVNLRFGGSTEPAAYLELKSLGLPEERTADLSATLCDLAGEFDIPAERIYIEFAGPARHLWGFRRTTFAG; encoded by the coding sequence ATGCCCTATCTCGCCTTCCGCACCAACGTCGCCCTGGACGAGAGCGCCGCCGAGGACCTGAGCCGGCGCGCCTCCGCCACCGTGGCCGCGGAGCTGGGCAAGCCCGAGGGCTACGTCATGGTCGAGGTGACCCCCGGCGTGAACCTGCGCTTCGGCGGCTCCACCGAGCCGGCGGCCTACCTGGAGCTCAAGAGCCTGGGGCTGCCGGAGGAGCGCACCGCCGACCTCTCGGCCACCCTGTGCGACCTGGCCGGGGAGTTCGACATCCCCGCCGAGCGCATCTATATCGAATTCGCCGGCCCCGCCCGGCACCTCTGGGGCTTTCGGCGGACCACCTTCGCCGGCTGA
- a CDS encoding DUF3579 domain-containing protein, translating to MSSAKADVELPEPADARRQGKVYIVQGTTNEGRKFRPSDWAERMSGALSTFDGGRIHYSPMLRPIAFNGVKSIVVHPDLEQSQPDLFRYIMDFAHANDLRITEADSED from the coding sequence ATGTCATCCGCCAAGGCCGACGTCGAACTCCCCGAACCCGCCGATGCCCGTCGTCAGGGCAAGGTCTACATCGTCCAGGGGACGACCAACGAGGGCCGGAAATTCCGGCCCAGTGACTGGGCCGAGCGCATGAGCGGCGCGCTGTCGACCTTCGACGGCGGCCGCATCCACTACTCGCCGATGCTGCGGCCCATCGCCTTCAACGGCGTCAAGTCCATCGTGGTCCACCCGGACCTGGAGCAGTCCCAGCCGGACCTGTTCCGGTACATCATGGATTTCGCCCACGCCAACGACCTGCGTATCACCGAGGCCGACAGCGAGGACTGA
- a CDS encoding endonuclease MutS2, producing the protein MESDLKSLEFDGIRRLLEKLAATPYGAEACRNLAPAPSRDGARRMQEAISAARAAIEAGDGPPLPELPDVRPALRQARTPGAALAVTALENLRTLLRAGSDLNDFLGRHPALHPSGAGNLELPAPLVARLDEVLSSTGKLREDASEELGRLHGERRSLGEEATESVRKRQDKRDLRDAVDDPKKVTWHGPRAAITLRATHADGVKGVRRGTAMGGRDVIIEPVEAVAVNNRLEAMDGRIQAEEQRLLREVTDTVREHADTLDRLVTAVTWVDLATAGAQLSIHLNAHAPILADQPGLRLNEAYHPLLLLQFAEGTGPQPVPLTIELDDTNRMLVITGPNTGGKTVVLKTLGLLVTMAHCGLHVPAEGECTIGAYDRVLVDVGDPQDLFHHLSTFAGHVEKLKRILDEADNSTLVLMDELGTGTDPEEGAALAMSVLDELSGRGVQGIVNTHLSPLKDYAESAEYVVNASMRFDHDALAPTYQLAVGEPGRSLGLLIAERNGLAPELVGRARDHLQRIARRPADAG; encoded by the coding sequence ATGGAGAGCGATCTCAAGTCCCTGGAATTCGACGGCATCCGCCGTCTCTTGGAGAAGCTGGCCGCGACGCCCTACGGCGCGGAGGCCTGCCGCAACCTCGCCCCGGCGCCCAGCCGCGACGGCGCCCGCCGCATGCAGGAGGCGATCTCCGCCGCGCGCGCCGCCATCGAGGCCGGCGACGGCCCGCCGCTGCCCGAGCTCCCGGATGTCCGGCCGGCCCTGCGCCAGGCCCGGACCCCGGGGGCGGCGCTGGCGGTGACGGCGCTGGAGAATCTCCGCACCCTGTTGCGCGCTGGTTCGGACCTCAACGACTTCCTGGGCCGCCATCCGGCCCTCCACCCCAGCGGGGCCGGCAACCTGGAACTGCCCGCGCCGCTGGTGGCGCGGCTGGACGAGGTACTGAGCAGCACTGGCAAGCTGCGCGAGGATGCCTCCGAGGAGCTGGGCCGCCTCCACGGCGAGCGCCGCTCCCTGGGCGAAGAGGCCACCGAGTCGGTGCGCAAGCGCCAGGACAAGCGCGACCTGCGCGACGCCGTGGACGACCCGAAGAAGGTGACCTGGCACGGCCCCCGGGCGGCCATCACCCTGCGCGCCACCCACGCCGACGGCGTCAAGGGTGTGCGCCGGGGCACCGCCATGGGCGGCCGGGACGTCATCATCGAGCCGGTGGAGGCGGTGGCAGTGAACAACCGGCTGGAGGCCATGGACGGACGCATCCAGGCGGAGGAGCAGCGCCTGCTGCGCGAGGTCACCGACACGGTGCGCGAACACGCCGATACCCTGGACCGGCTGGTGACCGCCGTCACCTGGGTGGACCTGGCCACCGCCGGGGCCCAGCTCTCCATCCATCTGAACGCCCATGCCCCGATCCTGGCCGACCAGCCGGGGCTACGGCTCAACGAGGCCTACCACCCCCTGCTACTGCTCCAGTTCGCCGAGGGCACCGGGCCGCAGCCGGTGCCGCTGACCATCGAGCTGGACGATACCAACCGCATGCTGGTCATCACCGGCCCCAACACCGGCGGCAAGACGGTGGTGCTGAAGACCCTGGGACTGCTGGTAACCATGGCCCACTGCGGCCTCCACGTCCCGGCGGAGGGCGAGTGCACCATCGGCGCCTACGACCGGGTGCTGGTGGACGTGGGCGATCCCCAGGACCTCTTCCACCACCTCTCCACCTTTGCCGGCCACGTGGAGAAGCTCAAGCGCATCCTGGACGAGGCGGACAACAGTACCCTGGTCCTCATGGACGAGCTGGGCACCGGCACCGACCCCGAGGAGGGGGCGGCGCTGGCCATGTCGGTGCTGGACGAGCTCTCCGGCCGCGGGGTTCAGGGCATCGTCAACACCCACCTCTCGCCGCTCAAGGACTACGCCGAGAGCGCCGAGTACGTGGTCAACGCCTCCATGCGCTTTGATCACGACGCCCTCGCCCCCACCTACCAGCTGGCCGTGGGGGAACCCGGGCGCTCCCTGGGGCTGCTCATCGCCGAGCGCAACGGGCTGGCCCCGGAGCTGGTGGGCCGCGCCCGGGACCACCTCCAGCGGATCGCCCGGCGGCCCGCCGACGCCGGCTGA